In Carassius gibelio isolate Cgi1373 ecotype wild population from Czech Republic chromosome B20, carGib1.2-hapl.c, whole genome shotgun sequence, the following are encoded in one genomic region:
- the caiap gene encoding CARD- and ANK-domain containing inflammasome adapter protein translates to MGSTSFTNPYAIEVIQMKKSELVSGILNTEDLLDLLISNGVLQPDSRALMASISAREEKNSRMLNVLISRGERACRIFFYPCLKRVEPDLYQYMRTYVAGVNEGIRDARRQLIGYLLEKDKQGLVKYSKSNKDPTPERIQPKSLTNKATSSTEQVKQTPKTESEHDAIVKAVTSGDLHLLQELLRGLDVNTVFSSTDTLLHLAAEHGKEAIVYFLLRQGAKLNLKDKEGRTSLHRASERGRTAVALALAKAGADIHATDLISKTPLHLAAQNGHENTVKALVNEEKKSLKNQTTVLHMAAIEDDATLAEVLLRNGALVDARDGQRKTALYHAVRHGNEKTASVLLKAGAQVDSVIVDAAFELNRKSLLSLFLRYVQNSMSPNEITAALFKAVQNNLDGVVAALIDHGADVNICNELGYTPMLLAAELGNAEAFKVLVSKKARLDERLPNQISGLHLATQSGSMQIAQILLDKGIDPNINGPKDQTPLHLSALHNQPALMALLLRVGAQINAITQDGFTALHLASQSGHTEAVAQLLEGKADIHVKDKQGRTALHWAASHGEVGVIQLLLTSGSESNATEKEKKTPLHLAAMEGHTRAVSALLAGKAKVGAKDMDGCSPLHYAARNGKERAARVLLASGKRKIVDDKNVWRRTPLHLAAEHGHELLVGLLLENGAKINCLDNNKDTPLHYACRDGHVGAVQRLLNWTNGERANLQATNNVNKTALQVAEAEDTQAHQNISTLLKKKMFLVK, encoded by the exons ATGGGTTCAACCAGCTTTACCAATCCTTATGCGATTGAAGTAATTCAGATGAAGAAGAGCGAGCTGGTGAGTGGCATTTTGAATACAGAAGATTTGCTGGATCTCCTCATTTCAAATGGCGTTCTTCAACCCGACAGCCGAGCGCTGATGGCCAGCATCTCTGCGCGAGAGGAAAAGAACTCCAGGATGTTGAACGTCTTGATCTCGAGAGGAGAGCGTGCCTGCCGCATCTTCTTCTACCCTTGTCTGAAACGAGTTGAACCTGACCTTTACCAGTACATGAGAACGTATGTAGCTGGAGTTAATGAGGGCATTAGAGATGCACGGAGACAGCTGATAGGATATCTGCTGGAGAAGGACAAGCAGGGTCTTGTCAAATACTCAAAATCCAACAAGGATCCCACTCCCGAAAGAATCCAACCAAAGTCTCTGACGAATAAGGCTACATCTTCAACAGAACAAGTCAAACAAACCCCCAAAACTGAAAGTGAGCATGATGCCATCGTCAAAGCCGTAACCTCAGGGGATCTACATCTCCTCCAGGAGCTTCTCAGAGGATTGGATGTCAATACTGTTTTCTCCTCCACTGATACTCTGCTGCACCTCGCTGCTGAACATGGTAAGGAGGCCATTGTGTATTTTCTGCTCAGACAAGGGGCGAAACTGAACCTGAAGGACAAGGAGGGTCGTACTTCTCTGCACAGAGCGTCAGAACGAGGCCGCACTGCTGTTGCTCTGGCGCTTGCGAAGGCTGGTGCAGACATCCATGCTACGGACCTAATATCAAAGACTCCTTTGCATCTGGCTGCTCAAAATGGACATGAAAATACGGTTAAAGCTCTAGTGAATGAGGAAAAGAAAAGCCTTAAGAACCAGACAACAGTTCTGCACATGGCTGCCATTGAGGATGACGCAACACTGGCAGAGGTTCTTCTGCGAAACGGCGCTTTAGTAGATGCTAGAGATGGCCAAAGGAAGACGGCTCTCTATCACGCTGTTCGGCACGGAAATGAGAAAACTGCCAGTGTGCTGTTGAAGGCCGGAGCACAGGTGGACTCTGTGATCGTGGACGCTGCTTTTGAGCTCAACAGGAAGTCTCTATTGTCTCTGTTTTTGCGGTATGTCCAGAACTCTATGTCTCCGAATGAGATCACCGCTGCTCTTTTTAAAGCGGTACAGAATAACTTGGATGGGGTTGTGGCTGCGCTAATTGATCATGGTGCGGATGTTAATATTTGTAACGAGCTTGGATACACACCTATGCTTCTAGCCGCAGAGCTGGGGAATGCTGAGGCCTTCAAAGTGCTGGTCTCAAAAAAGGCTAGACTCGATGAGAGACTGCCAAACCAGATCTCTGGGCTTCACCTGGCTACCCAAAGTGGCAGTATGCAAATAGCACAg ATATTGTTGGATAAGGGTATAGACCCCAACATCAATGGCCCTAAAGATCAGACCCCTCTCCATCTAAGTGCATTACATAACCAGCCAGCGTTGATGGCACTGTTGTTGCGTGTGGGGGCTCAGATTAACGCCATCACACAGGATGGGTTCACTGCCCTGCACCTCGCCAGCCAGAGCGGCCACACCGAAGCAGTCGCACAACTGCTAGAGGGCAAGGCCGACATCCACGTCAAGGACAAACAGGGAAGAACAGCCCTGCACTGGGCGGCATCGCATGGTGAGGTGGGCGTCATACAGCTACTACTCACTTCTGGGAGTGAAAGCAATGCCactgaaaaagagaagaagacCCCACTGCACCTAGCTGCAATGGAGGGACACACCAGGGCAGTTTCAGCGCTGCTGGCTGGTAAAGCTAAAGTTGGAGCTAAGGACATGGATGGCTGCTCTCCTCTGCATTATGCTGCTCGAAACGGGAAGGAAAGAGCAGCTAGAGTGCTTCTCGCATCTGGTAAGCGCAAGATTGTGGATGATAAGAACGTGTGGAGGAGGACTCCTCTGCATTTAGCTGCAGAGCATGGTCATGAGCTGCTGGTGGGTCTTTTACTGGAAAACGGTGCAAAGATCAACTGCCTGGATAACAATAAAGATACACCGCTGCACTATGCTTGCCGTGATGGCCATGTTGGAGCAGTACAGAGACTACTAAATTGGACAAATGGAGAACGAGCTAACCTACAGGCAACTAATAATGTGAATAAAACAGCGCTTCAGGTGGCAGAGGCAGAGgacacacaggctcaccaaaacaTTAGCACCCTGCTAAAGAAGAAGATGTTCCTTGTGAAATAA
- the LOC127984344 gene encoding transcription factor Jun-like: protein METTFYDDSLNSAFSQHDSAAFGYNHKALKRSMTLNLTDPSGNLKPHLRAKANDILTSPDVGLLKLASPELERLIIQSSNGMITTTPTPTQFLCPKNVTDEQEGFAEGFVRALAELHHQHMPNVTSAPQTTINNSMAPVSSMAGGAVYSSSMRSDPPVYADLNTFNPAISTANPAMNYTSAPPQHTVQHPRLQALKEEPQTVPEMPGETPPLSPIDMESQERIKAERKRMRNRIAASKCRKRKLERISRLEDKVKNLKSQNSELASTANMLREQVAQLKQKVMNHVNSGCQLMLTQQLQTF from the coding sequence ATGGAAACTACTTTCTACGATGACTCTCTAAACAGCGCTTTCTCTCAGCATGACAGCGCTGCTTTTGGATACAACCACAAGGCTCTGAAACGCAGCATGACGCTGAATCTGACCGACCCATCCGGCAACCTGAAGCCGCACCTGAGGGCCAAAGCCAACGACATCCTCACCTCCCCGGACGTGGGGCTGCTCAAACTGGCTTCTCCGGAGCTGGAGCGGCTCATCATCCAGTCCAGCAACGGCATGATCACCACGACGCCGACTCCAACCCAGTTTCTGTGTCCCAAGAACGTGACGGACGAACAGGAGGGCTTCGCGGAGGGCTTCGTGAGGGCACTGGCCGAGCTACATCACCAGCACATGCCCAATGTCACCTCGGCTCCCCAAACAACCATCAACAACAGCATGGCACCCGTTTCGTCCATGGCAGGCGGCGCGGTGTACAGTTCCTCCATGCGCTCCGACCCGCCCGTGTACGCGGACCTGAACACTTTCAACCCCGCCATCAGCACTGCCAACCCCGCGATGAACTACACCAGTGCCCCGCCGCAGCACACCGTCCAGCACCCGCGGCTTCAGGCGCTGAAGGAGGAGCCCCAAACGGTGCCCGAGATGCCCGGCGAGACGCCACCTCTCTCCCCCATCGACATGGAGAGCCAGGAGCGGATTAAAGCCGAGAGGAAGCGCATGAGGAACCGGATCGCCGCGTCCAAATGCCGGAAGAGGAAACTGGAAAGGATCTCCCGGCTGGAGGATAAAGTCAAGAACCTGAAGTCCCAGAATTCCGAGCTGGCGTCCACCGCGAACATGCTGCGCGAGCAAGTGGCCCAGCTCAAGCAGAAAGTCATGAACCACGTCAACAGCGGCTGCCAGCTTATGTTGACCCAACAGCTGCAGACGTTCTGA